Below is a window of Fibrobacter sp. UWB11 DNA.
TCAATAGAATCAGCAACAGCCTTCGCACGGAGTTCAGCAGCCACCTGAGCCAAGGAATCAGCAATTGCTTTTTCCCTTGCAATCGAATCTGCACGAGCAGCGGCCGCAGCAACACAAGCCTTGACGGCATCACTATTGACAATCTTTTCCCAGTCCTTGCGATCTCCCTGGCTTAAGAGCATCGGACCCTTGTACGCATTCACAACGTTGTATGCAGCAACGGTATCACGGGCTGCCATGGCGCCCATAGCATCAGCATAGACGTCTTTCTGCTGGTTGCGCAAGTCTTCAATAGAGCCCAAGCGATTCTGGCGGAGAATTTCCATGGAATCGCTAACAAAGCTCAAATCCCATGTTTCGTTATAGCAAACTTCGGCATCCGCGTACTTCGAAGGATTCGATTCTGCAGCGACATACAAAGCGTCGCACGTGGCAAATACTTCTGCGCTTTTCTGCTTTGTATACTGGTACCAGTAATACACGCCCACGATTAGGCCGGCAAGCACCAGCAAGAACACACCGTCCTGCCAGCCCATAATCGGCGCCTGCGGAAGCTTCGGTCTCCCGTTAACGGTTTCACCAGCTTCCAATTTTTCTTCAGCCTCGTCAAACGGGCTCTTTCCATTCAAAAAACTAAACATAGATTAGTCCTATTTTTTTGAAATTGCGTCAAAGACGCGTGCATATAAATAAATCTGTTTCATCAGGCTTGCAAATCCGTTCGAGCGTGTAGGTGAAAGCCCTACATTCAAACCAATCTGCTGGAAAAATGTCGGATCCACCGAAAGAATATCAGCCGGAGTCATGTCATTGAAAATCTGCAATGCAAGCGCACCGAGACCACGGCTAATGAGCGGATTCGTCGTACCGCCTTCGACATCCATTTCAAAATGAATCTTTCCATTTTCAAATTTCGGCACAAGATACATCGTCGAGGCACAGCCCTGGATAATGAACTTTTCCGCCTTAAGCGAAGCATCCATGCCCTTGTGCTCGCGAGCCAAATCCAAGAGGAATTTCCACTTGTCATCGGGGTCGCTAAACGAGGCGAACTTGGCCCTAATTTTTTCTTGACGATCAACAATACTTTCTGACATACTCATACTAATGCAAAAAAGAACGCATTTTCCAAATTACAGACGGGCAAGACCACAGCACAGCAAAGAAAATCCGGAGCAACGTCTGCTTTTCGCGCGGGAGTTTCGACAAGCGTTCCGCCGCCTTGTCAAACTGTTCATCCTTGATTTTGGCAAGCCCGGGCTTTGCCCTTGCAATCTGCAAATGAGACTTGCCCAAAGAGGCCATCCAGCGGTCAAGGACAGAAGCTTCGATGCGAACTCGGGCATCATCATCAGAGGCATTCAGCCACTCATAAACAGCTTCCGCCGTAATCTTTCCGCTCAAAAGAGCCTCGACAATCCCCGAACGGCTCATCGGGTTTACGCAACTTGCAGCATCCCCCGCCTTAAAGAGTCCGCACTTTGCAAGCGGTTTATTGGACTGCCCGCAAGCAATCATGCCACCATAAATAGCCTTGATACTTGCTCCAGGATAATGGGTATCAATAAAATGTTTGAGTTTTTCACGCAAAGGCATATCGGGCTTTGCATCTTTCGCAAGAACAAAACCAATATTCACTTCCTTGCCATCACGCGGGAAAATCCAACCGTAACCACCCGGGAATTCACTTCCGTAAAACAGGTCGATATGGTCACGCTTGTGCTCAATACCCTCGGCCACAGCAAAAATACCCGGTTCCAAATCGGTATCGCCCGATTCAATCCCTTCTAGGCACGGGATTCCTCGAGTGAGGCGGCAGCCCGGCCCAGTTGCATCAATGACCGTTTTTGCAGAAATTTCAAAGAATTCTTCGCCCACCTGGACATTCAAATTCCAGCCATTTTCGCTACGCGAAATACTTTTGACAAGAGCGTCAAAGCGACATTCCACCCCCGCTTCAACGCAGGCATCGGCAATCGCATGATGGAATTTGGATCGATCGAGCAAGCGACCGCAATCTTTACTGTAAAATTCAGCCTTGTAACCCTTGGGCGATGTAAAGTAAATACCGGAGATACTTCCACGCACCCAGGACTCGTCAATCGGCCACAATTCGTTCAAACGATGGGTAGATACAGCTTCGGCGCAAAAAATGGGCTCTTTCCAAGGTTCTTTTTTGTCCAAAAGAAGAATTCGTCCGCCACAGCCTGTCAATTTTCCTAGCTGGTAAGCCGCCATAAGACCGGCCGGACCTGCACCGCAAATCACCGCATTGTAAGAATTTGAACGAAAAGTTGTCATTTCAACGTAAAATTAGTATTTATTTGGTCACTTTTTATTTTTCATTGGTAGTTTTGCAATTTTTTTAGTTATTTTAGGGCTATCCGTTATTTGATTTACTTTTTCATAAAGGGAATTTGACTATGAATATGAAGAACGTCTATAAATTTGGTCTCTGCCTCCTTAGTGCTCTTGCGCTCAACGTCTCTGCGCAAGACTTCAGAGGCAAGGACCTGAATACATCCTTCCGCGATAAGAAGATTACCAACTACCAGTTCCAGAAGTCCAGAGCCGTCAAGGGCGTTACCGACTTCCAGCGCTGCAACGGTGAATCCCCGGACTTCGAAGAAGCAAACCTTCCCGAAGTTTCGTTCCGCAATGCCGTGATCAGCAAGGCGAACTTCGAAAACGCCAACCTCAAGGGCGCAACGATTAGCGGTGCCGACATCCGTTCGACATCCTTCGAAGGTGCAAACCTCGAAGGCGCAAACCTCTATCGTGCAACTCTTCTTGACAGTAAATTCCCGAAGGCCAACCTCAAGAACGCTCGTATGGACGCCATGAAGGTTTCTGACGAATGCGACTTCAGCAAGGCTGACCTCACCCAGGCTTCTGCAACCGACATGGACCTTACCCGTGCCGACTTCAGCAAGGCAAACCTCACCAACACGAACTTCTCCCGTTCCTTGATGGCTAACAGCGACCTCCGCAAGACCACCATGGAAAAGACGGACTTCACGGCTTGCAACCTCATCGCTGCAAACTTCAAGGGCGTCAAGCTCAACAACGTGAACTTCGCCAAGGCCGGTCTTTCTCAGGCTGAATTCGGCGGTGCAACGTTCAACAACGTGAACCTCCAGGAAGCAGACCTTTCCTTGACCACCTTCAATGACGTGGACCTCTCCAGAACGCAGCTCCAGAAGGCCAAGTTCGCCCAGTCCAAGGTCAAGAACATGAAGTTCAACAACCAGGACTTGAACGGCGTTATCTTCGACAAGGGCGATGTTTCCAAGAGCTCCTTCGACAAGACTAAGCTCAACAAGGCTTCCTTCTTCGATGCCAACGTGAGCAAGAACGTGTTCAACTACGCAGAACTCATGAAGGCCGTGTTCGATGGGGCCTACGTCTTCAAGGACATCTTCGACAACGCCGACCTCACCAAGGCAGTCTTCGCCAACTCCACCATCGAACGCTCCGCATTCAACAATGCTCAGCTCTCCGGTGCAAACTTCTCTGGTGCAAAGCTCATCAAGGTTACCTTCCTCAATGCTAAGATGGAAGGTGTCAAGATCGACGCAGACACCAAGATGGAAGACGTGGACTTCTCCGGTGCAGACTTGACCGGTGCAAAGATTGAAAAGTTCACCGCCAAGAAGGTGTTCTACAACGAAAGAACCAAGTTCCCGGCCGGTTTTGACCCGCGCGCTTACGGTTTCAAGAGACCGGGCGAAAAATAAGGCCAATTGAATAACGGAAATTTAGGACGCTCAATCGAGCGTCCTTTTTTTGTTTTGTATTGGGCGCCGAAGGCGCCTTACTTTTTATCCATGAGCCAGTTAATCGCGTCGGCAAGCGAATGGACACGAACCACCTTCATTGAGCCCACATTCTCAGAAAGTTTGCAACTTGCAGGCACCACCGCTTCGGCCATACCTAAGCGATGAGCTTCTTTTAGCCTTTGGTCCAAAAGACTTACTCCACGCACCTCGCCCGACAGTCCCAGTTCGCCAATAGCAATCGTCTGCCTAGATATCGGGATGTTCAAATGATTACTCGCCACGGCAAGCGCAAGCGCCAAGTCTGACGAAGCATCGTTCACCTTCATACCACCAGCGATACTAGCAAACACATCCGAAGCACCTATCGTAACCCCTCCGAACTTTTCCAAAAGCGCAAGAATAATCGTAAGGCGTTTCGGGTCAATCCCAGCCGCCACACGCTGCGGTACTGCAAAATTCGTCTGGTTTACAAGAGCCTGAGTCTCGAACAGAAGTGCACGGGAGCCTTCCATCGTACAGCAGACGGCACTTCCCGGCGTAGGTGGCACGCCTTCCTGCAAAAAGACCTTGCTCGGATTCAGTACGGGGTTCAGCCCATGACTTGTCATCTCAAAAACACCGATTTCATCGGTCGCGCCAAAGCGATTCTTGATGGTGCGCAATAGCCTGTACTGATGATTTCGGTCGCCCTCGAAATACACAACAGTATCGACCATGTGTTCCAAAATCCTCGGACCGGCAATCTGCCCGTCCTTCGTCACATGTCCAATCAATATCGTAATGCAACCGGAGTTTTTCGCAAAGACCATCAAGTCTAGCGTGCACTCGCGCAGCTGCGTTGCGCATCCGGGCGTACCCGCAAGGTCACTTTTATAGACCGTCTGGATGGAATCTATCACAAGCACCAGAGGCTTTACCTCTTTAGCCTGTTCCAAAATTTTTTCGAGATTCGTTTCGCAAAGGAGCATCATGTCGCTCCCCGAAACGTTCAGACGCTCGCTGCGAAGCTTCACCTGACACGCGCTCTCTTCGCCGCTCACATATAGCGCTTTGACACCCGCCGCATTCATCGTCGCAAGAGTCGTAAGCACAAGCGTTGATTTACCAATTCCCGGATCACCACCAATCAACACAAGGCTCCCCGGCGCAAAACCGCCCCCAAGCACTCGATCAAATTCTAAATTTGCAGTACTCAAGCGGCGTGTATCTTCCGTTGCCACATCCTTCAGCAGAACCACTTTATGCACTGGGCCACCGAGCCCACGACCTGCACGCCCCGCCTCAACAACTTTTTCAACTACATGTTCCTTAAGGGAACTCCACGCTCCACAAAACGGGCACTTACCGGCCCACTTCGGAGTCGTATTGCCACATTCCGTACAGAGATACTCAATTTCTTTCTTAGACTTATTTAGTGCTACCATGAGCACCAATATAATAAAAACAGCATGTCAAAAGGTGACATTTTCAAAATATTGCACAAAAAAGCAGTAAATTTATGGCTATGTAGAACTTTAATGTTGAAGCACCGCCTGATGTTTAAAATTTTAAACAAAAAGGACTTTAAAAGGGCTTTGGGTGATTCAACAGGATTCAATGACACTTAAAAGCACGGTTCTTGTCAACATTCCATTAACAACAAAAAAGTTCTACTTATCCAAGATTTTCTTAAAAGCATGTTGGAATTATAACAAATCGTGGATGTTCAACGACTTAAAAATATTTTAATACAGGTGAAATAAAGAGAAAAAAAGTTTACAGAGCGTGGGATGCGCGTCCTAGGGCGGATGTCTAGGTAAAATGGGTGAAAAAGTCTCTAAATCCCCCGTATTCTTTTTTTATTACAAATCGAAAATCGATGCTTTTTTGTAAAAGAAAAGTTTATATTGCGCTTTTGTAAAGGAGGTTTTGTTGTATGGGTACGCATCGTCGTATTTTATCCATTTTTGCAGTCATTTTTGCTGCTTCAATCCCATTTTCGTTTATCGCCTGTAGCGATTCCAATTCAACGTCCGCGTTTGGTGAAAATCCGCAGGCTTATTCTGAACCTGCGCTGGAATCATCTTCGTCATTGGCACCTGAATCGTCGTCAACAATTCCAGAGTCTTCTTCAGTTGCTCAATCCTCGTCTTCATCGATTATTGCTCAATCCTCGTCGTCAGTTAAGAACGTGCAACTTGTGAATGACAAAGAATGCACTGCCGAAAACGAGGGCGTTGTAGAAACCGAATGGAAGCGCCTCTTTAATGGCGGACCTACAATGGTAATCCCTGTTTATCCTAGCTATTATAGATGTGAAAATGGTTCTTGGAATCCGAAAGAAGCGTCTGTTACTTGCGATACTACAGGTGTGACAGTTGATGCTATTTGCGGTAAAGTAGGAAGGCCGCAGGAAAGCCCGGAGACCGGAGATGTCTTGTTCTTCATCTATGAAGGTGATGGAAATTGGAAAAGGCTGTACGTAAATGAAGAAGCTCCGAAAAAATGTACTGCAGACAATGCTGGCTCCGTCGAAGAATTTACTTTTGGAAATGAACAAAGTAATGTTAAGTTACACTATGAATGTGATTATGATGAGTATTTAGTTCCTCCTGGTCGGTGGAGCTATCTTAGCAAAGAAGAATATGAAGAAATGAAGCGCTCATCATCGTCTTCTTCGTCGTTTGCGAATTCGCTATCGTTTGAACCGTCGTAAGAGCCGGATTTGCTCTCGGTGGTTGCAGATGGGTTGGAATCGTCAGAAATCCATTCGTCATCATCGGAATTTTGAGCGAAAGCACTCGTGGAGAGCGCTAAAACCATGGACGCGAGAAGGCAAGATTTTGGCTATGTAGAACTTTAATGTTGAAGCACCGCCTGATGTTTAAAATTTTAAACAAAAAGGACTTTAAAAGGGCTTTTGGTGATTCGACAGGATTCAATGGCTCTTAAAAGCACGGTTCTTGCCAACATTCCATTAACAACAAAAAAGTT
It encodes the following:
- the radA gene encoding DNA repair protein RadA, whose translation is MVALNKSKKEIEYLCTECGNTTPKWAGKCPFCGAWSSLKEHVVEKVVEAGRAGRGLGGPVHKVVLLKDVATEDTRRLSTANLEFDRVLGGGFAPGSLVLIGGDPGIGKSTLVLTTLATMNAAGVKALYVSGEESACQVKLRSERLNVSGSDMMLLCETNLEKILEQAKEVKPLVLVIDSIQTVYKSDLAGTPGCATQLRECTLDLMVFAKNSGCITILIGHVTKDGQIAGPRILEHMVDTVVYFEGDRNHQYRLLRTIKNRFGATDEIGVFEMTSHGLNPVLNPSKVFLQEGVPPTPGSAVCCTMEGSRALLFETQALVNQTNFAVPQRVAAGIDPKRLTIILALLEKFGGVTIGASDVFASIAGGMKVNDASSDLALALAVASNHLNIPISRQTIAIGELGLSGEVRGVSLLDQRLKEAHRLGMAEAVVPASCKLSENVGSMKVVRVHSLADAINWLMDKK
- a CDS encoding SufE family protein, which encodes MSESIVDRQEKIRAKFASFSDPDDKWKFLLDLAREHKGMDASLKAEKFIIQGCASTMYLVPKFENGKIHFEMDVEGGTTNPLISRGLGALALQIFNDMTPADILSVDPTFFQQIGLNVGLSPTRSNGFASLMKQIYLYARVFDAISKK
- a CDS encoding pentapeptide repeat-containing protein, with the translated sequence MNMKNVYKFGLCLLSALALNVSAQDFRGKDLNTSFRDKKITNYQFQKSRAVKGVTDFQRCNGESPDFEEANLPEVSFRNAVISKANFENANLKGATISGADIRSTSFEGANLEGANLYRATLLDSKFPKANLKNARMDAMKVSDECDFSKADLTQASATDMDLTRADFSKANLTNTNFSRSLMANSDLRKTTMEKTDFTACNLIAANFKGVKLNNVNFAKAGLSQAEFGGATFNNVNLQEADLSLTTFNDVDLSRTQLQKAKFAQSKVKNMKFNNQDLNGVIFDKGDVSKSSFDKTKLNKASFFDANVSKNVFNYAELMKAVFDGAYVFKDIFDNADLTKAVFANSTIERSAFNNAQLSGANFSGAKLIKVTFLNAKMEGVKIDADTKMEDVDFSGADLTGAKIEKFTAKKVFYNERTKFPAGFDPRAYGFKRPGEK
- a CDS encoding NAD(P)/FAD-dependent oxidoreductase, translating into MTTFRSNSYNAVICGAGPAGLMAAYQLGKLTGCGGRILLLDKKEPWKEPIFCAEAVSTHRLNELWPIDESWVRGSISGIYFTSPKGYKAEFYSKDCGRLLDRSKFHHAIADACVEAGVECRFDALVKSISRSENGWNLNVQVGEEFFEISAKTVIDATGPGCRLTRGIPCLEGIESGDTDLEPGIFAVAEGIEHKRDHIDLFYGSEFPGGYGWIFPRDGKEVNIGFVLAKDAKPDMPLREKLKHFIDTHYPGASIKAIYGGMIACGQSNKPLAKCGLFKAGDAASCVNPMSRSGIVEALLSGKITAEAVYEWLNASDDDARVRIEASVLDRWMASLGKSHLQIARAKPGLAKIKDEQFDKAAERLSKLPREKQTLLRIFFAVLWSCPSVIWKMRSFLH